Proteins encoded within one genomic window of Dasypus novemcinctus isolate mDasNov1 chromosome 17, mDasNov1.1.hap2, whole genome shotgun sequence:
- the PSD4 gene encoding PH and SEC7 domain-containing protein 4 isoform X3, with amino-acid sequence MGDDGFSDHPKSVDFLSTCWGDHLQSSPPGGAHRPASPEAFGPPDSARQDAPGGCCAKPPRLESCSSPGPPGPPGGSAPQTPTPSAQAVFWAGILQAQMCVLDLEEELEKTEGLRAALRACVPPAPADLPAFSPSLAGPPASGLRPPVEEDPGEDSSGPAGQSPAWPGEGTPGSSPEWGAEEEGLFFDNPLFLDSPRSETSASGERFSWGLQDTWAGAGAGPKSPRAWAPPSPGARVPQELGCELALGGCTPAAGGHNSPPPPELTYRPHPLSWAKVGSSGEAPAAPPAQVQHEMSLGCILGPAPPAVPCEDDVRTWESGPIASAHAVQPRGSWDCPWPPHQALPSPEGGQTEQEPALPQGPLGSQDRGRPQEAATGILAPGPWGSPASSPESESRGPSPSPVSPQEGSPRPQHPEPGQMLEAPHPLVLEADGAEPSASEEEEAGDGAQSERSESPVRSEEAVAVQLDARSASTEGLPENTMPQAQGPGAGQSPAAGAGPASGVGTNQMAWDLASRLFHLDGFRKSEVAAYLQKNNDTSRAVAQEYLSFFQFGGQSLDRALRSFLQALVLSGESQERERVLHQFSRRFHHCNPGAFSSVDSVHTLTCAIMLLNTDLHGQNIGKSMSCQEFITNLNGLHDGGDFPKELLKALYWSIRSEKLEWAVDEGDTARPEKAKPSSPASKMSNPFLQLAQDPTVPTYKQGPLARKMHHDADGKKTPWGKRGWKMFHTVLRGMVLYFLKGEDPCPDGERLVGQMLDEPVGVHHSLATPAAHYTKKPHVFQLRTADWRLYLFQAPTAREMTSWIARINLAAATHSAPPFPAAVGSQRRFVRPILPVGPAQSSLEEQQRAHENSLDAASDDLLDLQRNLPQGRGRSRELEEHRLRKEHLEHEKTRYETYTQLLVARLHCPSDDLDLWEEQLGQEAGGAREPRPSLKKSHSSPSLHQDEAPTTAKVKRNISERRTYRKIIPRRSRNQL; translated from the exons ATGGGTGATGACGGATTCTCTGATCACCCCAAGTCCGTGGACTTCCTCAGCACCTGTTGGGGAGACCACCTGCAGTCCAGCCCCCCGGGGGGCGCGCACCGCCCTGCCTCCCCCGAAGCCTTCGGCCCTCCTGACTCCGCCAGGCAGGATGCACCCGGGGGCTGCTGTGCAAAGCCCCCGCGTCTGGAGAGCTGCTCGTCCCCCGGGCCGCCCGGGCCGCCTGGGGGCAGTGCCCCGCAGACCCCCACCCCTTCCGCGCAGGCCGTCTTCTGGGCTGGGATCCTGCAGGCACAGATGTGCGTCCTCGACCTGGAGGAAGAGCTGGAGAAGACGGAGGGCCTCAGGGCTGCGCTGAGGGCCTGTGTCCCCCCAGCCCCCGCGGACCTGCCTGCTTTCTCCCCCAGCCTGGCCGGACCCCCCGCCTCGGGCCTGCGCCCGCCCGTGGAGGAGGACCCTGGGGAGGACAGCAGCGGACCCGCAGGGCAGAGCCCGGCGTGGCCGGGGGAGGGGACGCCGGGCTCCTCGCCAGAGTGGGGTGCAGAGGAGGAGGGCCTGTTTTTCGATAACCCCCTCTTCCTGGACAGCCCTCGCTCGGAGACCAGCGCCTCGGGGGAGCGcttttcctggggcctccaggacacctgggcaggggcaggggctgggcccaAGAGCCCCCGGGCCTGGGCACCCCCGTCCCCAGGAGCCAGGGTTCCACAGGAGCTGGGCTGTGAGCTGGCTTTGGGGGGCTGCACACCTGCTGCGGGGGGGCACaacagccccccgccccctgaGCTCACCTACAGACCACACCCACTTTCCTGGGCCAAGGTGGGCTCTAGCGGGGAggctcctgcagcccctcctgcgCAGGTGCAGCACGAG ATGTCCCTGGGGTGCATCCTGGGCCCTGCTCCCCCTGCAGTGCCCTGTGAGGACGACGTGCGGACCTGGGAGTCAGGGCCCATCGCATCTGCACATGCTGTGCAGCCTCGG GGTTCCTGGGACTGCCCGTGGCCCCCTCAccaggccctgcccagccctgagGGTGGGCAGACAGAGCAGGAGCCTGCCCTGCCCCAGGGTCCCCTCGGCTCTCAGGACAGAG GACGTCCCCAGGAGGCGGCCACCGGCATCTTGGCCCCAGGCCCCTGGGGGAGCCCAGCTTCGTCGCCAGAGTCCGAGAGCagaggccccagccccagcccagtgTCTCCGCAGGAGGGGAGCCCACGGCCTCAGCACCCCGAACCCGGGCAGATGCTCGAAGCCCCACACCCTTTAGTCTTGGAGGCAGACGGAGCAGAGCCGAGCGCCTCggaggaagaggaggcagggGACGGTGCGCAGAGTGAAAGGAGCGAGAGCCCGGTCAGGAGCGAGGAGGCTGTGGCCGTGCAGCTGGACGCTCGCTCGGCGTCCACAGAAGG GCTCCCCGAGAACACCATGCCCCAAGCACAGGGCCCAGGGGCAGGCCAGAGCCCAGCAGCGGGGGCCGGGCCGGCCAGCGGCGTCGGGACCAACCAAATGGCCTGGGACTTGGCCTCGCGCCTCTTCCACCTGGACGGCTTCCGGAAGTCCGAAGTGGCCGCCTACCTGCAGAAGAA CAACGACACCAGCCGGGCTGTGGCTCAAGAGTACTTGTCCTTCTTCCAGTTTGGCGGCCAGAGCCTGGACCGCGCCCTCCG GAGCTTCCTCCAGGCCCTGGTGCTCAGTGGGGAGAGCCAGGAGCGGGAGCGGGTGCTCCACCAGTTCTCCAGGCGCTTCCACCACtgcaatcctggggccttctcctCAGTAG ATTCTGTACACACCTTGACCTGTGCGATCATGCTCCTTAACACGGACCTGCACGGACAG AACATCGGGAAGAGCATGAGCTGCCAGGAATTCATCACCAACCTGAACGGCCTGCACGATGGAGGGGACTTCCCCAAGGAGCTGCTGAAG GCCCTCTACTGGTCTATCCGAAGTGAGAAGCTTGAATGGGCAGT GGATGAAGGAGATACAGCCAGACCCGAGAAGGCCAAGCCATCCTCCCCTGCTAGTAAGATGAGCAACCCCTTCCTCCAGCTGGCCCAAGACCCCACCGTGCCCACCTACAAGCAGGGCCCCCTTGCTCGGAAGATGCATCACGATGCAGATGGCAAGAAGA CCCCCTGGGGCAAGCGCGGCTGGAAGATGTTCCACACGGTCCTGCGGGGGATGGTGCTCTACTTCCtgaag GGAGAGGACCCCTGTCCCGACGGGGAGCGCCTGGTGGGGCAGATGCTGGACGAGCCCGTGGGGGTGCACCACTCGCTGGCGACCCCCGCCGCCCACTACACCAAGAAGCCACACGTCTTCCAGCTGCGAACGGCCGACTGGCGCCTCTACCTGTTCCAGGCGCC CACGGCCCGCGAGATGACCTCCTGGATCGCGCGCATCAACCTGGCGGCGGCCACGCACTCGGCGCCGCCCTTCCCGGCCGCCGTGGGCTCCCAGCGCAGATTCGTGCGGCCCATTCTGCCCGTGGGCCCGGCCCAGAGCTCCCTG GAGGAGCAGCAGCGAGCCCACGAGAACTCCCTGGACGCCGCCTCCGACGACCTGCTCGACCTGCAGAGGAACCTGCCCCAGGGCCGGGGCCGCAGCCGCGAGCTGGAGGAGCACCGCCTGCGGAAGGAGCACCTGGAGCACGAG AAGACCCGCTACGAGACCTACACGCAGCTGCTGGTGGCGCGTCTGCACTGCCCCTCGGACGACCTGGACCTGTGGGAGGAGCAGCTGGGGCAGGAGGCTGGCGGTGCCCGGGAGCCCCGGCCCAGCCTGAAGAAGTCCCACTCGAGCCCCTCCCTGCACCAGGACGAGGCCCCCACCACCGCCAAGGTGAAGCGCAACATCTCAGAGCGCAGAACCTACCGGAAGATCATCCCCAGGCGCAGCCGCAATCAGCTGTGA
- the PSD4 gene encoding PH and SEC7 domain-containing protein 4 isoform X1 gives MGDDGFSDHPKSVDFLSTCWGDHLQSSPPGGAHRPASPEAFGPPDSARQDAPGGCCAKPPRLESCSSPGPPGPPGGSAPQTPTPSAQAVFWAGILQAQMCVLDLEEELEKTEGLRAALRACVPPAPADLPAFSPSLAGPPASGLRPPVEEDPGEDSSGPAGQSPAWPGEGTPGSSPEWGAEEEGLFFDNPLFLDSPRSETSASGERFSWGLQDTWAGAGAGPKSPRAWAPPSPGARVPQELGCELALGGCTPAAGGHNSPPPPELTYRPHPLSWAKVGSSGEAPAAPPAQVQHEMSLGCILGPAPPAVPCEDDVRTWESGPIASAHAVQPRGSWDCPWPPHQALPSPEGGQTEQEPALPQGPLGSQDRGRPQEAATGILAPGPWGSPASSPESESRGPSPSPVSPQEGSPRPQHPEPGQMLEAPHPLVLEADGAEPSASEEEEAGDGAQSERSESPVRSEEAVAVQLDARSASTEGLPENTMPQAQGPGAGQSPAAGAGPASGVGTNQMAWDLASRLFHLDGFRKSEVAAYLQKNNDTSRAVAQEYLSFFQFGGQSLDRALRSFLQALVLSGESQERERVLHQFSRRFHHCNPGAFSSVDSVHTLTCAIMLLNTDLHGQNIGKSMSCQEFITNLNGLHDGGDFPKELLKALYWSIRSEKLEWAVDEGDTARPEKAKPSSPASKMSNPFLQLAQDPTVPTYKQGPLARKMHHDADGKKTPWGKRGWKMFHTVLRGMVLYFLKGEDPCPDGERLVGQMLDEPVGVHHSLATPAAHYTKKPHVFQLRTADWRLYLFQAPTAREMTSWIARINLAAATHSAPPFPAAVGSQRRFVRPILPVGPAQSSLEEQQRAHENSLDAASDDLLDLQRNLPQGRGRSRELEEHRLRKEHLEHEGPAAPLQMARSPGLTTAVLQKTRYETYTQLLVARLHCPSDDLDLWEEQLGQEAGGAREPRPSLKKSHSSPSLHQDEAPTTAKVKRNISERRTYRKIIPRRSRNQL, from the exons ATGGGTGATGACGGATTCTCTGATCACCCCAAGTCCGTGGACTTCCTCAGCACCTGTTGGGGAGACCACCTGCAGTCCAGCCCCCCGGGGGGCGCGCACCGCCCTGCCTCCCCCGAAGCCTTCGGCCCTCCTGACTCCGCCAGGCAGGATGCACCCGGGGGCTGCTGTGCAAAGCCCCCGCGTCTGGAGAGCTGCTCGTCCCCCGGGCCGCCCGGGCCGCCTGGGGGCAGTGCCCCGCAGACCCCCACCCCTTCCGCGCAGGCCGTCTTCTGGGCTGGGATCCTGCAGGCACAGATGTGCGTCCTCGACCTGGAGGAAGAGCTGGAGAAGACGGAGGGCCTCAGGGCTGCGCTGAGGGCCTGTGTCCCCCCAGCCCCCGCGGACCTGCCTGCTTTCTCCCCCAGCCTGGCCGGACCCCCCGCCTCGGGCCTGCGCCCGCCCGTGGAGGAGGACCCTGGGGAGGACAGCAGCGGACCCGCAGGGCAGAGCCCGGCGTGGCCGGGGGAGGGGACGCCGGGCTCCTCGCCAGAGTGGGGTGCAGAGGAGGAGGGCCTGTTTTTCGATAACCCCCTCTTCCTGGACAGCCCTCGCTCGGAGACCAGCGCCTCGGGGGAGCGcttttcctggggcctccaggacacctgggcaggggcaggggctgggcccaAGAGCCCCCGGGCCTGGGCACCCCCGTCCCCAGGAGCCAGGGTTCCACAGGAGCTGGGCTGTGAGCTGGCTTTGGGGGGCTGCACACCTGCTGCGGGGGGGCACaacagccccccgccccctgaGCTCACCTACAGACCACACCCACTTTCCTGGGCCAAGGTGGGCTCTAGCGGGGAggctcctgcagcccctcctgcgCAGGTGCAGCACGAG ATGTCCCTGGGGTGCATCCTGGGCCCTGCTCCCCCTGCAGTGCCCTGTGAGGACGACGTGCGGACCTGGGAGTCAGGGCCCATCGCATCTGCACATGCTGTGCAGCCTCGG GGTTCCTGGGACTGCCCGTGGCCCCCTCAccaggccctgcccagccctgagGGTGGGCAGACAGAGCAGGAGCCTGCCCTGCCCCAGGGTCCCCTCGGCTCTCAGGACAGAG GACGTCCCCAGGAGGCGGCCACCGGCATCTTGGCCCCAGGCCCCTGGGGGAGCCCAGCTTCGTCGCCAGAGTCCGAGAGCagaggccccagccccagcccagtgTCTCCGCAGGAGGGGAGCCCACGGCCTCAGCACCCCGAACCCGGGCAGATGCTCGAAGCCCCACACCCTTTAGTCTTGGAGGCAGACGGAGCAGAGCCGAGCGCCTCggaggaagaggaggcagggGACGGTGCGCAGAGTGAAAGGAGCGAGAGCCCGGTCAGGAGCGAGGAGGCTGTGGCCGTGCAGCTGGACGCTCGCTCGGCGTCCACAGAAGG GCTCCCCGAGAACACCATGCCCCAAGCACAGGGCCCAGGGGCAGGCCAGAGCCCAGCAGCGGGGGCCGGGCCGGCCAGCGGCGTCGGGACCAACCAAATGGCCTGGGACTTGGCCTCGCGCCTCTTCCACCTGGACGGCTTCCGGAAGTCCGAAGTGGCCGCCTACCTGCAGAAGAA CAACGACACCAGCCGGGCTGTGGCTCAAGAGTACTTGTCCTTCTTCCAGTTTGGCGGCCAGAGCCTGGACCGCGCCCTCCG GAGCTTCCTCCAGGCCCTGGTGCTCAGTGGGGAGAGCCAGGAGCGGGAGCGGGTGCTCCACCAGTTCTCCAGGCGCTTCCACCACtgcaatcctggggccttctcctCAGTAG ATTCTGTACACACCTTGACCTGTGCGATCATGCTCCTTAACACGGACCTGCACGGACAG AACATCGGGAAGAGCATGAGCTGCCAGGAATTCATCACCAACCTGAACGGCCTGCACGATGGAGGGGACTTCCCCAAGGAGCTGCTGAAG GCCCTCTACTGGTCTATCCGAAGTGAGAAGCTTGAATGGGCAGT GGATGAAGGAGATACAGCCAGACCCGAGAAGGCCAAGCCATCCTCCCCTGCTAGTAAGATGAGCAACCCCTTCCTCCAGCTGGCCCAAGACCCCACCGTGCCCACCTACAAGCAGGGCCCCCTTGCTCGGAAGATGCATCACGATGCAGATGGCAAGAAGA CCCCCTGGGGCAAGCGCGGCTGGAAGATGTTCCACACGGTCCTGCGGGGGATGGTGCTCTACTTCCtgaag GGAGAGGACCCCTGTCCCGACGGGGAGCGCCTGGTGGGGCAGATGCTGGACGAGCCCGTGGGGGTGCACCACTCGCTGGCGACCCCCGCCGCCCACTACACCAAGAAGCCACACGTCTTCCAGCTGCGAACGGCCGACTGGCGCCTCTACCTGTTCCAGGCGCC CACGGCCCGCGAGATGACCTCCTGGATCGCGCGCATCAACCTGGCGGCGGCCACGCACTCGGCGCCGCCCTTCCCGGCCGCCGTGGGCTCCCAGCGCAGATTCGTGCGGCCCATTCTGCCCGTGGGCCCGGCCCAGAGCTCCCTG GAGGAGCAGCAGCGAGCCCACGAGAACTCCCTGGACGCCGCCTCCGACGACCTGCTCGACCTGCAGAGGAACCTGCCCCAGGGCCGGGGCCGCAGCCGCGAGCTGGAGGAGCACCGCCTGCGGAAGGAGCACCTGGAGCACGAG GGACCTGCGGCTCCTCTGCAGATGGCCCGGTCGCCAGGGCTGACGACTGCTGTGTTGCAGAAGACCCGCTACGAGACCTACACGCAGCTGCTGGTGGCGCGTCTGCACTGCCCCTCGGACGACCTGGACCTGTGGGAGGAGCAGCTGGGGCAGGAGGCTGGCGGTGCCCGGGAGCCCCGGCCCAGCCTGAAGAAGTCCCACTCGAGCCCCTCCCTGCACCAGGACGAGGCCCCCACCACCGCCAAGGTGAAGCGCAACATCTCAGAGCGCAGAACCTACCGGAAGATCATCCCCAGGCGCAGCCGCAATCAGCTGTGA
- the PSD4 gene encoding PH and SEC7 domain-containing protein 4 isoform X2, whose amino-acid sequence MGDDGFSDHPKSVDFLSTCWGDHLQSSPPGGAHRPASPEAFGPPDSARQDAPGGCCAKPPRLESCSSPGPPGPPGGSAPQTPTPSAQAVFWAGILQAQMCVLDLEEELEKTEGLRAALRACVPPAPADLPAFSPSLAGPPASGLRPPVEEDPGEDSSGPAGQSPAWPGEGTPGSSPEWGAEEEGLFFDNPLFLDSPRSETSASGERFSWGLQDTWAGAGAGPKSPRAWAPPSPGARVPQELGCELALGGCTPAAGGHNSPPPPELTYRPHPLSWAKVGSSGEAPAAPPAQVQHEMSLGCILGPAPPAVPCEDDVRTWESGPIASAHAVQPRGSWDCPWPPHQALPSPEGGQTEQEPALPQGPLGSQDRGRPQEAATGILAPGPWGSPASSPESESRGPSPSPVSPQEGSPRPQHPEPGQMLEAPHPLVLEADGAEPSASEEEEAGDGAQSERSESPVRSEEAVAVQLDARSASTEGLPENTMPQAQGPGAGQSPAAGAGPASGVGTNQMAWDLASRLFHLDGFRKSEVAAYLQKNNDTSRAVAQEYLSFFQFGGQSLDRALRSFLQALVLSGESQERERVLHQFSRRFHHCNPGAFSSVDSVHTLTCAIMLLNTDLHGQNIGKSMSCQEFITNLNGLHDGGDFPKELLKALYWSIRSEKLEWAVDEGDTARPEKAKPSSPASKMSNPFLQLAQDPTVPTYKQGPLARKMHHDADGKKTPWGKRGWKMFHTVLRGMVLYFLKGEDPCPDGERLVGQMLDEPVGVHHSLATPAAHYTKKPHVFQLRTADWRLYLFQAPTAREMTSWIARINLAAATHSAPPFPAAVGSQRRFVRPILPVGPAQSSLEEQQRAHENSLDAASDDLLDLQRNLPQGRGRSRELEEHRLRKEHLEHEMARSPGLTTAVLQKTRYETYTQLLVARLHCPSDDLDLWEEQLGQEAGGAREPRPSLKKSHSSPSLHQDEAPTTAKVKRNISERRTYRKIIPRRSRNQL is encoded by the exons ATGGGTGATGACGGATTCTCTGATCACCCCAAGTCCGTGGACTTCCTCAGCACCTGTTGGGGAGACCACCTGCAGTCCAGCCCCCCGGGGGGCGCGCACCGCCCTGCCTCCCCCGAAGCCTTCGGCCCTCCTGACTCCGCCAGGCAGGATGCACCCGGGGGCTGCTGTGCAAAGCCCCCGCGTCTGGAGAGCTGCTCGTCCCCCGGGCCGCCCGGGCCGCCTGGGGGCAGTGCCCCGCAGACCCCCACCCCTTCCGCGCAGGCCGTCTTCTGGGCTGGGATCCTGCAGGCACAGATGTGCGTCCTCGACCTGGAGGAAGAGCTGGAGAAGACGGAGGGCCTCAGGGCTGCGCTGAGGGCCTGTGTCCCCCCAGCCCCCGCGGACCTGCCTGCTTTCTCCCCCAGCCTGGCCGGACCCCCCGCCTCGGGCCTGCGCCCGCCCGTGGAGGAGGACCCTGGGGAGGACAGCAGCGGACCCGCAGGGCAGAGCCCGGCGTGGCCGGGGGAGGGGACGCCGGGCTCCTCGCCAGAGTGGGGTGCAGAGGAGGAGGGCCTGTTTTTCGATAACCCCCTCTTCCTGGACAGCCCTCGCTCGGAGACCAGCGCCTCGGGGGAGCGcttttcctggggcctccaggacacctgggcaggggcaggggctgggcccaAGAGCCCCCGGGCCTGGGCACCCCCGTCCCCAGGAGCCAGGGTTCCACAGGAGCTGGGCTGTGAGCTGGCTTTGGGGGGCTGCACACCTGCTGCGGGGGGGCACaacagccccccgccccctgaGCTCACCTACAGACCACACCCACTTTCCTGGGCCAAGGTGGGCTCTAGCGGGGAggctcctgcagcccctcctgcgCAGGTGCAGCACGAG ATGTCCCTGGGGTGCATCCTGGGCCCTGCTCCCCCTGCAGTGCCCTGTGAGGACGACGTGCGGACCTGGGAGTCAGGGCCCATCGCATCTGCACATGCTGTGCAGCCTCGG GGTTCCTGGGACTGCCCGTGGCCCCCTCAccaggccctgcccagccctgagGGTGGGCAGACAGAGCAGGAGCCTGCCCTGCCCCAGGGTCCCCTCGGCTCTCAGGACAGAG GACGTCCCCAGGAGGCGGCCACCGGCATCTTGGCCCCAGGCCCCTGGGGGAGCCCAGCTTCGTCGCCAGAGTCCGAGAGCagaggccccagccccagcccagtgTCTCCGCAGGAGGGGAGCCCACGGCCTCAGCACCCCGAACCCGGGCAGATGCTCGAAGCCCCACACCCTTTAGTCTTGGAGGCAGACGGAGCAGAGCCGAGCGCCTCggaggaagaggaggcagggGACGGTGCGCAGAGTGAAAGGAGCGAGAGCCCGGTCAGGAGCGAGGAGGCTGTGGCCGTGCAGCTGGACGCTCGCTCGGCGTCCACAGAAGG GCTCCCCGAGAACACCATGCCCCAAGCACAGGGCCCAGGGGCAGGCCAGAGCCCAGCAGCGGGGGCCGGGCCGGCCAGCGGCGTCGGGACCAACCAAATGGCCTGGGACTTGGCCTCGCGCCTCTTCCACCTGGACGGCTTCCGGAAGTCCGAAGTGGCCGCCTACCTGCAGAAGAA CAACGACACCAGCCGGGCTGTGGCTCAAGAGTACTTGTCCTTCTTCCAGTTTGGCGGCCAGAGCCTGGACCGCGCCCTCCG GAGCTTCCTCCAGGCCCTGGTGCTCAGTGGGGAGAGCCAGGAGCGGGAGCGGGTGCTCCACCAGTTCTCCAGGCGCTTCCACCACtgcaatcctggggccttctcctCAGTAG ATTCTGTACACACCTTGACCTGTGCGATCATGCTCCTTAACACGGACCTGCACGGACAG AACATCGGGAAGAGCATGAGCTGCCAGGAATTCATCACCAACCTGAACGGCCTGCACGATGGAGGGGACTTCCCCAAGGAGCTGCTGAAG GCCCTCTACTGGTCTATCCGAAGTGAGAAGCTTGAATGGGCAGT GGATGAAGGAGATACAGCCAGACCCGAGAAGGCCAAGCCATCCTCCCCTGCTAGTAAGATGAGCAACCCCTTCCTCCAGCTGGCCCAAGACCCCACCGTGCCCACCTACAAGCAGGGCCCCCTTGCTCGGAAGATGCATCACGATGCAGATGGCAAGAAGA CCCCCTGGGGCAAGCGCGGCTGGAAGATGTTCCACACGGTCCTGCGGGGGATGGTGCTCTACTTCCtgaag GGAGAGGACCCCTGTCCCGACGGGGAGCGCCTGGTGGGGCAGATGCTGGACGAGCCCGTGGGGGTGCACCACTCGCTGGCGACCCCCGCCGCCCACTACACCAAGAAGCCACACGTCTTCCAGCTGCGAACGGCCGACTGGCGCCTCTACCTGTTCCAGGCGCC CACGGCCCGCGAGATGACCTCCTGGATCGCGCGCATCAACCTGGCGGCGGCCACGCACTCGGCGCCGCCCTTCCCGGCCGCCGTGGGCTCCCAGCGCAGATTCGTGCGGCCCATTCTGCCCGTGGGCCCGGCCCAGAGCTCCCTG GAGGAGCAGCAGCGAGCCCACGAGAACTCCCTGGACGCCGCCTCCGACGACCTGCTCGACCTGCAGAGGAACCTGCCCCAGGGCCGGGGCCGCAGCCGCGAGCTGGAGGAGCACCGCCTGCGGAAGGAGCACCTGGAGCACGAG ATGGCCCGGTCGCCAGGGCTGACGACTGCTGTGTTGCAGAAGACCCGCTACGAGACCTACACGCAGCTGCTGGTGGCGCGTCTGCACTGCCCCTCGGACGACCTGGACCTGTGGGAGGAGCAGCTGGGGCAGGAGGCTGGCGGTGCCCGGGAGCCCCGGCCCAGCCTGAAGAAGTCCCACTCGAGCCCCTCCCTGCACCAGGACGAGGCCCCCACCACCGCCAAGGTGAAGCGCAACATCTCAGAGCGCAGAACCTACCGGAAGATCATCCCCAGGCGCAGCCGCAATCAGCTGTGA